A region of Anolis carolinensis isolate JA03-04 unplaced genomic scaffold, rAnoCar3.1.pri scaffold_7, whole genome shotgun sequence DNA encodes the following proteins:
- the mbd3 gene encoding methyl-CpG-binding domain protein 3 isoform X2, translating into MAKAAGGPKWGPRSPSMGPSGKKFRSKPQLARYLGSSMDLSTFDFRTGKMLMSKVNKNRQRMRYDCASQAKGKPDLNTALPVRQTASIFKQPVTKITNHPSNKVKTDPQKAVDQPRQLFWEKKLSGLNAFDIAEELVKTMDLPKGLQGVGPGCTDETLLSAIASALHTSTMPITGQLSAAVEKNPGVWLNTSQPLCKAFMVTDEDIRKQEELVQQVRKRLEEALMADMLAHVEEIAKDGEAPLAKVGGPEDGEEDEEEEEEEEEVEHVPEAESV; encoded by the exons atggcCAAGGCAGCCGGGGGTCCCAAGTGGGGCCCACGCTCTCCTTCCATGGG CCCGAGTGGGAAGAAGTTCCGCAGCAAGCCCCAACTGGCCCGCTACCTGGGCAGCTCCATGGACCTCAGCACCTTCGACTTCCGGACGGGCAAGATGCTCATGAGCAAAGTCAACAAGAACCGCCAGCGCATGCGCTACGACTGCGCCAGCCAGGCCAAG GGCAAACCGGACCTCAACACGGCGCTCCCCGTCCGGCAGACGGCTTCTATCTTCAAACAGCCGGTGACCAAAATCACCAACCACCCCAGCAACAAAGTGAAGACCGACCCCCAGAAAGCGGTCGACCAGCCCAGACAG cTCTTCTGGGAAAAGAAACTGAGTGGCCTCAACGCGTTCGATATCGCGGAGGAGCTGGTCAAAACAATGGATCTCCCAAAGGGTCTGCAAG GCGTGGGGCCTGGCTGCACGGACGAGACCCTCCTCTCGGCCATAGCCAGCGCCCTCCACACCAGCACCATGCCCATCACCGGTCAGCTGTCGGCCGCCGTGGAGAAGAACCCCGGCGTCTGGCTGAACACCTCCCAGCCCCTCTGCAAGGCCTTCATGGTGACCGACGAAGACATCAG GAAGCAGGAAGAGCTGGTCCAGCAAGTGCGGAAGCGCCTGGAGGAGGCCCTGATGGCCGACATGTTGGCCCACGTGGAGGAGATCGCGAAGGACGGAGAGGCCCCGCTGGCCAAGGTCGGGGGGCCCGAAGACGgtgaggaggacgaggaggaggaagaggaagaagaggaagtggAGCATGTCCCAGAAGCGGAGAGCGTATAG
- the mbd3 gene encoding methyl-CpG-binding domain protein 3 isoform X3, whose amino-acid sequence MDRKSPSGKKFRSKPQLARYLGSSMDLSTFDFRTGKMLMSKVNKNRQRMRYDCASQAKGKPDLNTALPVRQTASIFKQPVTKITNHPSNKVKTDPQKAVDQPRQLFWEKKLSGLNAFDIAEELVKTMDLPKGLQGVGPGCTDETLLSAIASALHTSTMPITGQLSAAVEKNPGVWLNTSQPLCKAFMVTDEDIRKQEELVQQVRKRLEEALMADMLAHVEEIAKDGEAPLAKVGGPEDGEEDEEEEEEEEEVEHVPEAESV is encoded by the exons ATGGATCGGAAGAG CCCGAGTGGGAAGAAGTTCCGCAGCAAGCCCCAACTGGCCCGCTACCTGGGCAGCTCCATGGACCTCAGCACCTTCGACTTCCGGACGGGCAAGATGCTCATGAGCAAAGTCAACAAGAACCGCCAGCGCATGCGCTACGACTGCGCCAGCCAGGCCAAG GGCAAACCGGACCTCAACACGGCGCTCCCCGTCCGGCAGACGGCTTCTATCTTCAAACAGCCGGTGACCAAAATCACCAACCACCCCAGCAACAAAGTGAAGACCGACCCCCAGAAAGCGGTCGACCAGCCCAGACAG cTCTTCTGGGAAAAGAAACTGAGTGGCCTCAACGCGTTCGATATCGCGGAGGAGCTGGTCAAAACAATGGATCTCCCAAAGGGTCTGCAAG GCGTGGGGCCTGGCTGCACGGACGAGACCCTCCTCTCGGCCATAGCCAGCGCCCTCCACACCAGCACCATGCCCATCACCGGTCAGCTGTCGGCCGCCGTGGAGAAGAACCCCGGCGTCTGGCTGAACACCTCCCAGCCCCTCTGCAAGGCCTTCATGGTGACCGACGAAGACATCAG GAAGCAGGAAGAGCTGGTCCAGCAAGTGCGGAAGCGCCTGGAGGAGGCCCTGATGGCCGACATGTTGGCCCACGTGGAGGAGATCGCGAAGGACGGAGAGGCCCCGCTGGCCAAGGTCGGGGGGCCCGAAGACGgtgaggaggacgaggaggaggaagaggaagaagaggaagtggAGCATGTCCCAGAAGCGGAGAGCGTATAG
- the mbd3 gene encoding methyl-CpG-binding domain protein 3 isoform X1 yields the protein MDRKRWECSALPQGWKREEVTRKSGLSAGKSDVYYYSPSGKKFRSKPQLARYLGSSMDLSTFDFRTGKMLMSKVNKNRQRMRYDCASQAKGKPDLNTALPVRQTASIFKQPVTKITNHPSNKVKTDPQKAVDQPRQLFWEKKLSGLNAFDIAEELVKTMDLPKGLQGVGPGCTDETLLSAIASALHTSTMPITGQLSAAVEKNPGVWLNTSQPLCKAFMVTDEDIRKQEELVQQVRKRLEEALMADMLAHVEEIAKDGEAPLAKVGGPEDGEEDEEEEEEEEEVEHVPEAESV from the exons ATGGATCGGAAGAGGTGGGAGTGCTCTGCCCTCCCGCAGGGATGGAAAAGGGAAGAAGTGACGCGGAAATCGGGGCTCTCCGCTGGCAAGAGCGATGTCTATTATTATAG CCCGAGTGGGAAGAAGTTCCGCAGCAAGCCCCAACTGGCCCGCTACCTGGGCAGCTCCATGGACCTCAGCACCTTCGACTTCCGGACGGGCAAGATGCTCATGAGCAAAGTCAACAAGAACCGCCAGCGCATGCGCTACGACTGCGCCAGCCAGGCCAAG GGCAAACCGGACCTCAACACGGCGCTCCCCGTCCGGCAGACGGCTTCTATCTTCAAACAGCCGGTGACCAAAATCACCAACCACCCCAGCAACAAAGTGAAGACCGACCCCCAGAAAGCGGTCGACCAGCCCAGACAG cTCTTCTGGGAAAAGAAACTGAGTGGCCTCAACGCGTTCGATATCGCGGAGGAGCTGGTCAAAACAATGGATCTCCCAAAGGGTCTGCAAG GCGTGGGGCCTGGCTGCACGGACGAGACCCTCCTCTCGGCCATAGCCAGCGCCCTCCACACCAGCACCATGCCCATCACCGGTCAGCTGTCGGCCGCCGTGGAGAAGAACCCCGGCGTCTGGCTGAACACCTCCCAGCCCCTCTGCAAGGCCTTCATGGTGACCGACGAAGACATCAG GAAGCAGGAAGAGCTGGTCCAGCAAGTGCGGAAGCGCCTGGAGGAGGCCCTGATGGCCGACATGTTGGCCCACGTGGAGGAGATCGCGAAGGACGGAGAGGCCCCGCTGGCCAAGGTCGGGGGGCCCGAAGACGgtgaggaggacgaggaggaggaagaggaagaagaggaagtggAGCATGTCCCAGAAGCGGAGAGCGTATAG
- the LOC134292979 gene encoding cytochrome b-c1 complex subunit 10, which yields MRSREQAYETLRPRACVLHWAGNEVAGGSQRMRRRKVTFRAEADRMLTKYLGPRYGQLLRNWIPTAVTWGSVGAVGLVWATDWRLILDYVPWINGKFKKDD from the exons ATGCGCTCTAGAGAACAAGCCTATGAGACGCTAAGGCCTCGCGCATGCGTACTGCACTGGGCGGGGAACGAAGTAGCGGGAGGATCCCAGCGCATGCGCAGAAGGAAGGTGACTTTCAGAGCGGAGGCTGACAGGATGCTCACGAAATACCTCGGTCCGCGCTACGGCCAGCTCTTACGTAATTG gaTCCCCACGGCGGTCACATGGGGGTCGGTGGGAGCCGTGGGGCTGGTTTGGGCTACCGATTGGCGGCTGATCCTCGACTACGTCCCATGGATTAATGGCAAGTTTAAGAAAGACGACTGA